The sequence CAGACTACTCAGTTGTTGCTGATCACCGTCGCTTTTCAGTATTTCGGCTTCGCTGAGCTTACCCCACTGACTTTTGGCAGCTTTTACCTGGGTCGGCCATTTCACTTTGCCTCCGGGTGGCGGCCCGGCCTGCTCCGGCCTTAAACTGGCTTCGGGTTTTATTGGCGTAGCTTCCATTTTATCGTCCATATCGGCCTTGTTCGCTTTGTCGAGTTTCACACCGCGATTATGTTTACTGTACTTGTTCATAAAAGACCTCCTTATAGGTTCCTTCAGTACAGGATTGCACTGACCGGTAGAACAAAGTCTGAACGATGGTCAAATCTGAGTCGGTGCGCCAACGCGCATAAGGGCAGGTTAATGCAGAATGGTTTGTACTGTTATTGTCGCAATATAGAGGTCAACCTGAAGCCGGGCACGACTGAGCCTGAGGTAACATCAGGGTTTACAGGATCCATCTTTATCCGGATTGCAGGCCATTCAAACCTGCAGCTCCAGGCAGATCGCAACAAAGCATACAGGCGACAATTGAACAAATTTGCTTTAACCTTCGCGCTATCGATCTTTGTTCACAAGGCATGACTATGATGTTTCGCACGCTTATCGGCACCACCCTATTCCTTCTTATCAGCCTGAACTGCCACGCAGGCAGCTCACAAAGCCGCGCGGCTCATGCCCTTACCCTAAATGAGGCCAATAAACTGGTTAGCCTGCCATTACATTGCGTTGAAACACCCTACCCCTATAAAACCGGTGTGGTACTGGGCAGCGCTGAAGATTTACAGGAACCCTCTGTACATCACCCAATCTTTTACGGCTGCTTTGACTGGCACAGTGCTGCACATGGTTACTGGTCGCTGGTAACCTTACTGCGTCAGTTCCCGGATTTAGAGGGGGAGGACGAGGTCAAAGCCCTACTTAAGCGTAATTTAACCGCCGACAAAGTAGCCGGTGAAGTGGCCTTTTTCAGCAAAGACATCAATGCCTCATTCGAACGCACTTATGGCTGGGCCTGGTTGCTGAAGCTCTCTGATGAGCTGCACGCCTGGCAGGATCCCATGGCACAACAACTGGCCACAAACCTGCAGCCGCTGGCCGATCTTATCGTTAAGCGCTATCTGGATTTCCTTCCGCGGCTGCTCTACCCCATTCGTGTTGGCGAGCACACTAATATCGCCTTCGGTTTAAGTTTTGCCTATGACTACGCCGTGAATCGCCAACACACTGAGTTACAACAGCTCATTACTGAACGTGCAAAAAGCTATTTTTTACAGGATAAAAACTGCCCCATAAGCTGGGAGCCCAGTGGCTACGATTTTATCTCGCCCTGTCTGGAAGAAGTGGGCCTGATGCAGCGCATTCTGCCCGAAGATCAGTTCCTGCCCTGGTTAGAGAGTTTTATGCCGCAACTGGCCGACCCGGACTATCAGTTAGCAGTAGGGAGCGTCAGCGACCGCACCGATGGCAAGCTGGTGCATCTGGATGGTTTAAATTTCAGCCGTGCATGGAATCTCTATGCCCTGGCAGGGCAGTATCCGAAGTATCACCATTTAAACGCGCTGGCGGATAAACATATGGCCCATTCCTACCCCAACCTCATAGGCGACAGCTATGAAGGCAGCCACTGGTTAGGCAGCTTTGCTATTCATGCCTTAAACAGCGCCAGATAATAGCGCTGTTTAAGGCAGCGCTGACCGCCAACGGGCCCCGAACCAGTTGGCTAAAGATCAGATCGTTTTAACTGCACCTGCAATGCCTCAACATGAGCGTGATAGTCGTCTGGCCGTGATTTTTTAAACTTCTCCAGATTTATCAGCTTCCATTTCACCGATGGATAATGCGAAAAGTCGTATATCGACCATTTCGGCTCCAGCCGGTTCACACTTAGCAGAAACTCCTTATCTGTATCATTCAGGCTTTCATTGACGAGCCGAATAAGCTGACTTCTGGCCGCCTCCATGTCCTCATAGGTAAAGGGCCGATCTGACATGCCGTTAAACTGATTATCAAAAGCCACGCGTTGATCAATATGGTTTGGGCTGAGCATTTCATGGGTTGGCCGATTGCTACAGATAAGGGCATAGATAACCCCTTCTTTTATCTCAGTTGAATAGCTGTGCTCTTGAAGCAGTAAGTGAACATCGAACAGGTCTCTGGGGTGCTGCCTGTCCAATGCCGCACAAATCTTACCCCCGTATAGCTGGGATAAGGGAACAACCTGTATATCGCAGAATGCATCAAAGTACTCCTGTGCAGCATCACACAATGGTTGCACTGGGGCCGTGCCTCCAAGCACGCCCCGGCCAATCATATTGACTTCTATTTTGACCAGCACATCGCCATCCTCAACCATGAGTTTGCACACGTCCGTTTTGTGCGTGATCCTAATCGTTGGCCTCAAAGCAGTGATGTTGGCCTGTATTCTGGCAAGGGCATCATTGATTGCGCTGATGCTTTCGTCCCTGTCCTGAATGGGTATATAGGTCAAGTCGATATCCACGGATAACCTTGGCATATCCAGCACAAATAAATTGATGGCTGTACCGCCGTGTAGTGCGAAGCACTTTTCCTTCGCCACTTCGGGAATCACGTTTAGTAGCAGATTCACCTGCCGTAGATATTGTTCTCTCATGTATGTGCTTCGAGCGTCTTGGGTACAGTGATCTGATATTTAGGGATATAGACGCCATCAGGCTCTATCTGGCGTTTACCTTTGCCTAAATCGATGGAATCCAGGTTGAGATAGTTAACCCAACTGTGTCCGGCTTTTTCAGCCATGTACAGAAACAAGCGTTTCACTTTCACAGAGGTACAGGCTTCCAGTAGCGTCTGTACAGACTTGGGGCGTAAGTTGTTTAACCCTTCCATCAGTTCAAACACTTCCAGTAATGGCTGGCTTTCCGGTGCCAGATACAAGCACTCCATTACCGCTCTGGCAGGACTTGATAGCTTTATCTGAAAGTCCTTGTAGCTGTATTCCGTCAGACCCAGCTCTGCTGGTAAAAAGGAAGATGACTGATACTCCACTTTAAGTTTCCAATCATGTTTTTTAAACCATGATGGAAGCTGTTCAGCTTGGAAGCCAAACAGCTGACAGCGCTGCATTGATAAGTCCAGATAATGTGACTTACCCAACAGCGACAACGCTGTTTTTGCCCCCGGATGTATGGAGAGACCTAGCTGGGTTTGCAGGGTATAGATACCCCCTAGCGCATCAACGGCATCGCCGCTTCTGACCAATGCGCCTCTTTCAAGCTGGGTAAACCAGTTGCTTTTACGATAGCGCTTTTGCAGCTCAGGGCTATAGCCTTGCTCTGTCAGCCACGCAGAGGTCAGCACAACGCCACGTGGCGTTATTGACATCAACTGGTTTATTTTACTTTTACTTTCGGTACTCATAGTATCAATTTAGTACCATTTTTAAACTTCGACAACTGAATAGTTTATAATTTTCATAAAAACGGTACTTACAGTACCCATATAAAAACAATTATAAACCAAATGTGTTGTTAAGAGTTCGGCTTATTTATTGGATGATTACAGAGATGAGCAACCTTAGGTTCTTCACTGCCGGGTGAGATATGGCGGCGCTGCACCGAAATGCCCGGCCCGCTGACACGGACTGATCGCTTCTACCGGTAAGGACTGACCACCGTGCTGGGAGAACTGACCATTAATAGCCAACTTTAGTAAGAAAGTGCCTGGTCTCATTTCACCGCCAGACTAGCCAGACACGCAGGATTACTTTGTCAGATCCAGGCTGCTGACAAAGCGTTTATGGGGTGTGTAAATTTTGGCGGGATGGCCTGTTTGGGCGATAAGGCCAATGGACCTCAATACTCCAACATCACTGTGCACGTTCTTATAATTTCTTCCCAACAGCGAAGCCAATTGTTTGATGGTTATGCCCTGTTCGTATTTGGCCAGGGTGCGCAATAGTTGATATCGCTTAACGGATAAAGCACTAAGCAGAGTCTCCAGGTTCTCATAGGGTTGGGGCTGCATCTGAACTCCAAAAAATCTAGGGGGACACGATAACCTAGTATACGGTCAAATCACTCAGTCAGTGGACTTATGTGCACAATCCTGCACGGGCCTTTCAACTTTATCCTTGGCAACAGCCATCTGATAGAACTCCTTTGGCATAGTCATCGTCACGGGACCGCATTGAGTCAGTAGACCCAGGTAGCTTTGGTGTTTCAGGATAAGCCTGCCTACTTGATGCCCAGGTAAATCCGGGTTACCTATATGAGTTGTGGCCACACGAACACACTCATCCCAGTAATCATCTTCGTCGGCACAGAGTGATTCTTCATACCATGCTAGCCGCTTTTCGGCAATATCATTTCCATGCTTCATACCTATCAACGGGAAATATACCCAGATCATAATAAACAGGGGCACACAGAAAATTACAATCAGGGCAAAGTACGAAACCACAAAGGCCCACAGGGATTGTTCTGCATTAAAAAACCACCTTATTGTGTCAAACGTCCTTGGGTAACTTCTCCGAATCTCAGCCAGTGTACGGAGCGTCCCAAAGGACTTCTTCTTGAAAAGTGATTTCCTGGGCTTATTTTCTGCTGTCGCAGCCATCCACATCCTGGCAATAACATAAATTGTGAGCAACATGATGGACATACTTCCCAAGCCAAGCTTCGTCCACCAATGTACAGTGGTGACGCCGAATTCCCGACTGGCTGCGTAAGTCCACATCAACGCATCCTCCCACTCAATGGGAAAGAAACCATACTCAAAGCCGAATCTATTGATATACCCCTGATAGAACGCCAATCCGTAGATGTACAGTGCATTGGTGGCCAGGCCAGAGCCCAAAGCAACCAGTAAAATCTTTTTGAGAATTTCTCTTAAAGTGTTGGGCATCGTATCCATATTTGCCATACATATTTTTCTTGTATCGGTTGGCATAACACAAGCCGCGCACAGGAATGCA comes from Lacimicrobium alkaliphilum and encodes:
- a CDS encoding DUF2891 domain-containing protein; the protein is MMFRTLIGTTLFLLISLNCHAGSSQSRAAHALTLNEANKLVSLPLHCVETPYPYKTGVVLGSAEDLQEPSVHHPIFYGCFDWHSAAHGYWSLVTLLRQFPDLEGEDEVKALLKRNLTADKVAGEVAFFSKDINASFERTYGWAWLLKLSDELHAWQDPMAQQLATNLQPLADLIVKRYLDFLPRLLYPIRVGEHTNIAFGLSFAYDYAVNRQHTELQQLITERAKSYFLQDKNCPISWEPSGYDFISPCLEEVGLMQRILPEDQFLPWLESFMPQLADPDYQLAVGSVSDRTDGKLVHLDGLNFSRAWNLYALAGQYPKYHHLNALADKHMAHSYPNLIGDSYEGSHWLGSFAIHALNSAR
- a CDS encoding nucleotidyl transferase AbiEii/AbiGii toxin family protein, whose product is MREQYLRQVNLLLNVIPEVAKEKCFALHGGTAINLFVLDMPRLSVDIDLTYIPIQDRDESISAINDALARIQANITALRPTIRITHKTDVCKLMVEDGDVLVKIEVNMIGRGVLGGTAPVQPLCDAAQEYFDAFCDIQVVPLSQLYGGKICAALDRQHPRDLFDVHLLLQEHSYSTEIKEGVIYALICSNRPTHEMLSPNHIDQRVAFDNQFNGMSDRPFTYEDMEAARSQLIRLVNESLNDTDKEFLLSVNRLEPKWSIYDFSHYPSVKWKLINLEKFKKSRPDDYHAHVEALQVQLKRSDL
- a CDS encoding type IV toxin-antitoxin system AbiEi family antitoxin produces the protein MSTESKSKINQLMSITPRGVVLTSAWLTEQGYSPELQKRYRKSNWFTQLERGALVRSGDAVDALGGIYTLQTQLGLSIHPGAKTALSLLGKSHYLDLSMQRCQLFGFQAEQLPSWFKKHDWKLKVEYQSSSFLPAELGLTEYSYKDFQIKLSSPARAVMECLYLAPESQPLLEVFELMEGLNNLRPKSVQTLLEACTSVKVKRLFLYMAEKAGHSWVNYLNLDSIDLGKGKRQIEPDGVYIPKYQITVPKTLEAHT